The DNA segment CCTGATTTCCCGGGCTGTACCTCCTCTTCTGAGCCTGAGTCCGGGGTTAGCGCAAAGCAAGAAAGAGCACAGAAGCAAAAGACGGTCACAGACCAGGGTTTAGTATTAACCTGCAACCTGGAAACTTCATCCCTAGAGAGCTCAGCGCGTTATCGGCTTAGCGGAGGCTAAAGCAGAGAGGAGTTTAGGCGTTCGGTGCCGAACCCCAGGACACACAGCGAGGAAACGGTGCCGGCGGGCAAAAGCCACGTCGAGCATCGCCACAGCCAGCGCCCCAACAGGGACACATCGGCCACCGCAGCTTCCCAGGGAGCCACAACCATCCTGCCCCTGTTCCCTCAGGAATAAAACGCTTTTTTTAGCCTTTTAAAAGCGAGAGAAAGCAGCTATGAACTCAGAAGCCACGACAACAACTGGCCGAtctgcttttctccatctcttcccTCGCTCAGTGCTTGACCGGAGGGAGGGCAGCCCCTTCTGGCTGCAGACCACGCCGGGAAGCCGGCCACCCACGTtccactgattattttttgtaaacaaGACTTGTTGCGCATCCCTTTACCCCAGAATAGCAGAGCTGCCACCCCGCAAATCAAGGGGATCCACCCAACACTGCGCTAATCCCCGAGCGCTGCCGGTAACACAGCCCCAGGCGGCTCAGAAAGGCTTTGACCGGCACAAAGTCCACCCCTGCGCCGGAGCCGGCTGCTTTGCGTGTTTGAGCAAAAGCTGGTGGTTACTCAACGTTTACTCAGCCGGTCCGAGGTCAGAGCACATCCCAACTGCACCCTCCTGTCTCCCTCCCTGGGATGAAGAGCGTCCCATGGGGCAGCAGGGTTCGCACCGAGGTCTGGGGGTAAAACAGGGCCTAGATTTTCAGGGAAactagaatgaaaaaaaggtcCCAGAGCTTTGGTTTTGGAGCGTTGAAACAGATGCCAGCAtcggggggggggaagggccTGATTTTAACTGCTTCTGCACTCCCCTCTCCGCAAGGACAGGTGCCAACCAACCTTCAAACGAACAGCAGATGCAACAGGAACACAAAGGTCCTTCGACAGGCACCTTGCAAAGAGGCAGAGCGCAGTCACGCTGCACCCCGAGAGCGGGGAAAGCCTCCCGGCAACCGGCGGCCACGGAAGAGCCCTGTcgtgcaggcagggctgggctggcagctcgGGTACTGCTCTACTCAAGGTCTACAAAGACCACGCTCCTATTACAGCTTCACCTTGCCCGCTACCAGCCGGCAGCctccagagcacagcagctcaCAAGGCAGGGTGGTGCCATCAGCTAGTTTTCTCCTGCCCCGAAAGCCTTTTCTCTGGGTAAAACCGACcacaaaacaacttttttctaCGGCTTTTCACGCCGCTGAAGAGTTACCGCCTCACTAGGGAGAAAAACCGACTAGGCAGAGCGCGGCAGGGAACGGCGACGGAGAGGAAGCGGAGCAGCAGCCGGTCTCTGATTGAAGAGCTCGAAAAAGATCGCGCCCTGCCAACGCCGAGCTGCACTCGCGGCGCCGGGAGCCGTAACCGCGGTTGTGGCAAGCAGCACGGTCCCGTTTATCCTTTTAACtcacctcctgctgcttttcctcgTTGGGGTAGGTGTCCACGAACACTCCCAGGCCCAGGAAATTGTCCTTGCTTCCAAAGACAGGCCctagaaggaaggagaggctcTGAATCAGGGTGGCAAGGCCAGGCAGGCGTTGCAAAGGGTTTGTTACCCGTCCCTTTGCTTTGCGCTCTGTATCAGGCGGCCCTCAAGCAGTGAATTGAGCACGCAGaccctccccaggcagggagggggatcAGAGGGTCAGATTAaaccccctgccctgtgctgggcaaGGCTGAAGCTTCCTCCGCACTCCGCTGTTGAAGGAGGTGACTCCGGGTGCAGGAAGCCCCACACTTCCCCTGTGTGGGAATACTCCCCACGCTGCCCACCCCCAAGCTGAGtccagccccccaggacccccagaaACCCCAACCCAGGGTGCCAAAGCTCAGAGACAGCCTCACCCACGGTTGTCACCCCTTCTTTGCCTCCCAGGGTAGAAGAAAACCAGCCCTAAGGCCCCAAAAGGCTGCAAGTCCCCAGCCTCTGCCGGCGCTGTACCTGGCTGCATGCGATCTTTGGTGTACCAGATGGCAAAACCGTCTCCGTTCAGGTTTTTCTTGCCTTGCCCgtggattttaaaatgcaccTGCATCTCCCAGTCTCGCAGGTAACACGGCTGCAAGAGAAGGAGCGTGGACATGAGATTGAGGGCGGCCCTCGGGCCGGCACCCACCGCTTCCCTGCCCCTGAGGctgaggggctggcagggctggaccACCGCAGCCGGCTGCGCCGTCCTCTGCCCATCGCAGCAGCTCCACGTGCTGTCACGCCGGAGACCGGACCCCCGTTCCCCCTGCTGCCCGATATTATGGATCcgagcaaaaaaaattaatcccaaGGGACACCACTAAACCAAGGGAATGGCTCGTTACCCGAGGCTATAAAAAGCTGAGGAACCGACCCCCATCTCCCGCTATTCTGAGGCAACAGCAAACCCAGCTAAATTGATAACTCACacccggggggggggaaaaaaaaaaggcaggaaaggcCGAGAAGCAGCTCCTAATTGCTGACGAGCCGATTATTTCTTGAGCTATTAACAAATTCCCTGCGCTAACGGGCACACAGCACGATAAGCTTATAACAGATTTGCTCACACGACGCCGTGAAGCCGGCTGGCGGCTTCGCCTGGCACCCACATTTTGTGGGAGCCGtaaacccaaggaaaaaaaaaaaaaccaacaaaccaaaaccaaaaaaaaaaaaacccaaaccacccaaCGTAACTCCCTTCctatattattaaattaaaaattgagtGGGAGGGATTGTTCCTGGTCTGGTAGGGCATCTTTCAAACCGCTGTGGAGCAGGCTGGATGCTGGGGCacaacacccccccaccccccattttcAACCCCAAATTGAAATTCTGGGGGAATTCTCGAGGTATTAAGGGGAGCTTTGCTGCCTGGCGGGGAAAAGGCTGGCGGAGGGAGCGCAACGCCTTGGCCGAGCTGGCGaaggggggcagcgggggcgtCCCAGCGGCCCCCCGAGGGACCCCGAGCCGGCGAAGGGGGCAGCGGGGGCGTCCCAGCGGCCCCCCGAGGGACCCCGAGCCGGCGAAGGGGGCAGCGGGGGCGTCCCAGCGGCCCCCCGAGGGACCCCGAGCCGGCGAAGGGGGCAGCGGGGGCGTCCCAGCGGCCCCCCCGAGGGACCCCGAGCCGGCGAAGGGGGCAGCGGGGGCGTCCCAGCGGCCCCCCGAGGGACCCCCAGCTGCTCAGTGCAGCACCCCAAATTCACCTGTGGGGGACTCGGCCCCTGCAGCCATCACCGGGCCAAAGACCGAAAGCTGAAGTGCTGCTGGTACCCCCCAGCCCaaagcccccccagctccaagCCCTGCAGCCCACCTCTGCCCCACTCAGCACCCCTCCCCCTCGCCCTGCggcccccacagcccccccccccccagttcctCCCACCGCCACCTTGGCCCAcactcccccagccccccaatTCAAAcacctccccacagccccccaaacccccccatACCTGCTGGCCTGGACCCCCGCGCTGCCTcatctgccccagcccccctgacgcccccccccccaacccaaaCGCCCTtcccccggcccccagcccccccccaatCACCCCAAACCCTCAAATCTCACTCCCCTCACCCCAACTTGTCTCAAATAtgctccccccccaccccatcccacccccacaGGGGGCACCCCAGTGTCCCGACcctccccctcagccccccccaccccggtgccccccagcccccccataCTCACCCCAAGCCCCCAAATCtcactccccccctccccaacctGTCTCAAACCCGCTCCACCCCCCATCGCAACCCACCCCCACAGGGGACACCCCGCTGtcccgacccccccccccaacagcccccccacccccggtgccccccatcccccacccccggTGCCCCCGGGCTCACCACTCGGTTCCAGACGGCTCCCTGCTTGCTCTGCACGTCGGGGGTGAGGCGGATGTACTGGGTCATGACCATGGCGTTGCCCAGCAGGTCCCACAGCCCCGAGCTGGCCGAGCCCACACCTGCGGCCCACACGTACCGTCGGTACCGGGCGCCGGTAACCGAGCACCGactgcccccctcccctcgccgcgcccccgccccacTCACCCTGGTAGGGTTTGGAGAGCGAGTGCTCACGCTTGAGGTGCTCCTCCGTCTGCTCGGCCCGCGGCCCGCCCAGCCCAAGCGCCACCGCCAGCAGCGCCAGCCCGGCCCGCCaccggcccgccgccgccatcttccCTCCAccgcccgcgccgcgccccgccccgctcgcCTATTGGCCGCCGCGCCCCTCGCGCCGGTTGGTCGAGCCGCCTGTTTGTCAACCAAAGGGCGGGGCGAGCGCAGGGGATGATGGGCGATGTAGTTCCGGTTATTTTAAAGGCTCCGCTCCGGCACCAGCGTTAGTGCGCCCCACCGCCCCCTGCGTCCGGTCTCCCGGGTCCTAGTGCCCACCCCCACGGCTTAGCTTTCCCTCGCAGGTCCTAttgcctccccccacccccccacgGGTCCTAGTGCCTCCCTTCCCNNNNNNNNNNNNNNNNNNNNNNNNNNNNNNNNNNNNNNNNNNNNNNNNNNNNNNNNNNNNNNNNNNNNNNNNNNNNNNNNNNNNNNNNNNNNNNNNNNNNCCCCCTGACACCCCGGTCCCCCCGTGAcaccctgctccccacagccgACAACCGCAGCAGGAAGCGGGTGGGCAACCAGAAGAACAAGCGGGACTTCTCGGCCTTCAAGGACCCCGTCAACGAGCTGAAGGTGAAGGTGTCcccgcagctgctgctggccgctCACCGCTTCCTCTCCACGGGTaagctgggttttttggggggggcaaAGCCCCCCTGTGGCTCAGGGCACCCCTCGGCTCAGTCCGGCTGCGGAGCACCGATGCTGACGGCTCCCCGGCGCTGAGCTGGTTGTGCTCGGTGGGCTGCTGTGTCCCATCCCCCTGCCAAGAAAGAGTCGCTCCAGCCAGAAATTCTGGGGTGCTTGCGTCTTGTCCCACTCTCCTCCCCGCCATCCCCCCCCAAAATGAGAAGGGACGGGGCTCAGGGATGCCGGCCCTGTCTCTGACGCTCAGCAGGTCCCTGTCCCTCCAGGATGGTCCTGTTCCCCGCTTGGCACGTGTCCCCAAGGCTGGAGCTGGCCTTGCTGGGGACCTGGAGCTGGCGTTTGGGCTGGACCGGTGGGCTTCTGCCCCAGGGAGGTCCATCCTGAGGGACAGGGGGACACACCTTCATCTGGAGGGACGAGCGAGGGACAGGGACTGCGGCTCTGAACCCCCTTCCCCTCTCGCTCTCAGAGGTGACGCTCTTCACCCCCAACTTCATCTCGGAGAAGATCCTTCTGCGGCTCCTGAAATATTCCGATGTCATCCAGGAGCTAAAGTTTGATGAGGAGAACAAGAAATCCCCCCGCCACTTCCTTTACTGCAAGAACAAGGCAGCCGACTACTTCATCCTCATCCTGCAGGTACCGGCCTGGGGTGACGTCCCCAGCCACGCACGTGGGGGTCCCTCGGGTGAACCATCGCCCCGGGAGGGCTGCGATGGCGAGGGTCTCATCCAGCCCAGCGCTGCGGGATGTGGCTTAAGGGTCCAATATCGTGTCTCATCACCTTGCAGGGCAAGGTGGAGGTGGAGGCCGGCAAGGAATGCATGAAGTTTGAAGCGGGAGCTTTCTCCTATTACGGGGTGATGGCCCTCAACCCCTCTCCTGTAGCTGGTAAGCACCCCCTGAGCACCCGGGTACCGGCGCGGGCAGAGCCCTCCCTTGGTTTAGAGCTGCCGGTGGGATTAGGAGATGCTGGAGGCTCCCCAGCTCGCACCAGTGGCCCCAGAGCCAtccatggggggggggggtggggggtgggggtgtgtggctCCTGAGCCTGCCTGGCAGCCGGTGGAGGGGGGCCATGGCTGACAATCTGCCACCCCCATGTTGGGTTGCCCCCCGGTGCTGCCAGGCTCAGCCAGACACCGTCACGGTTCAACTTGGCACCGGGGGGGGGTCACCAGTGCCCGGCCGCGGGCAGGGCGAGGGGCAGaggtccccacagccccctcccaccTTTGCCCCCAGGCTTCTCTTGACCTGCATGTGTTGTGTTGTCCGTCTCTCTGCCCtagccccccccccggcccagccccggcGCCCGGCCACAAAGCGAGGGGCGTTATTTGCCCGGTTGACAGGTAAACGGTGCGGCTGCATGGCGTGCCAAACCCCGCTGCCACCACGGTCACCCACCGCGGTGGGTGTCCCCACCCCCGTTAATGCCACACCGGGTATTTTGTCACCCACTACTCGCCATCTCGTCCGGTTCCACGTgccggggaggcggggggggggggggggggggggggctgtcctGGTTGCCCCCCCTTGGTGTCACCCAGCCCCGCTCGCGGTGGCGGCGGGGTCCCGCACACCCCGTAACCACCCTCCTTTCTCCCGGTTGCCTTTGCCGTGCCAGCGGCGGAGGAGCGAGGGGACAGCGGTGGCTGGGCAGCCCGGGGTGGTGGCTGTCCCCGTGGCGCCTGGCCGGTGACGAGGTGCCACGCTCGCTGCTGCTGCATGTGGTCCCTGTGTCACCCCGGCTTTCCGAGCACGTCACCGGGTCCTCCTTGTCCCCGTAACCCCACCTGGTCCCTCACCCCGCGCAGGGCGGCTGAGCCACCGGTTCAGGGAGTCGGTGTCCCTGGGCTGGGACTGGCCCCTGGGTGGCACCTGGCCAGGCTCTGGGCTAGTAGCCATGGTCGGTGGCCAGTCGGCAGGCGTCGGGCAGGGATCAAATCCAGCTCAGCCACGGTgacacagggctgtgctggggtggatGCACGTCCCGTCGCTCCGTCACCGCGAGGCTCCGCGGCCCCGGAGCCTGTGGGATGGGGCTCTCCACGCGCCGGAGCCAGGGCCGGCATCCCCgggggctcagcaccccgccgccagcaggcagagctgccaggcttcaccccagcaccacacagcaccCTGCCGGGGGGGTCGGGGGTCCGCGGTGCGGCTCACCCCATCCCTCCCGTCCCCACAGAGATCCGCTCCCCGTCCCACGTCAGCAGCCTGAACCGCTCGGCCTCCCTCAGCTACCACGAGCGCTCCGACTCCGTGTCCTCCCCCGTCAGCGGCAGCAACAACCAGCTCAACGCCGGCACCGGCGCCCAGTACGTGGCCGACTTCAGCGTCCGCGCCCTCACCGACCTCCAGTTCGTCAAGGTGAGGTACCGGCACCGGGATGGCGATGCCGGCAGTGGGATCCGGCAGTGGGATCCGGCACCTCTCCTCACCCCATCCctgattatttttcccccaccccGGCACAGATCACGCGGCAGGAATACCAGAACGGCTTGACGGCTTCTCGTATGGACAGTTGTCCCCAGTCCCCCGACAGCAACGCTCCCAAACCAGATCCGGGTTTACCGGAGAAACCGGAGCCCTCCACCACCGCCGATGAGACCACCAGTCTCCTGAACGAGAGGAACTGCCTGAGCCGCCGGAGCAACCACAGTCCCCTGGAAAATTCCATCTGACCCCGGCACGCGCCGGGAAGGACCTGGCGTGCCCGGTTTTGggacttatttttttttcccccctcccgGTAGGAAACGTTTTGGCATCTCCTCGGTGATGCCGTGCCAGGTGCCGCGGTCACCGGAGAAGCCCGGTTGAGCTGGAGGGAAGCGGAGCCGGgatttgttgctgctgctgctgctttccaaactggctgatttttttaaattaatttcaacgGATGACGGTGGCGACGGCACAAGGCtccgccggccgccccggcgCTCGTTCAGCTCAGGGAGCTTCAGGTCTCGTCCGCCGCGTCGTGGGGGGCTccaccgcagcccccccgggATGGGGAGCCTCTCCGGGGTGGGTGATGGTGGATGGGGGTACCCGGGCTGCGGCGTGACGGCGGCATCTCGTTCCTAGTGGATAAACCAGGAGCGATGGAGCACCCCTTGGCCGTGCCCGTTCCCCTTTCCCGCTGGCACGGGGGCACCGGGGGATGCGCGGCGGTGGCTCCGGATGGCCGAgcccctctgccagcctgggggatccccccgccccccccagcccctctgccacccACCAGCATCACGAGTGGGCTGAGGATGGTGAGGggcagcaccccccacccccggttTCGGTGCCTTCCCCCCGTGCCGGGGGGGTGTCTCAGGGTGTCCGtgccggggggtggggtggggggtgggctgcGGGATCCAGCTTTTTGGGGTGACACAAAGCTAGTGACCAAAGTTGTACAGGCAGGAGGGGGCCAGCGCCGTGCGtcgtccccccacccccagcatcGGGGGACCCCCCAGGGTCAAGGGGACTCCCCAGTGTCAGGGGGACCCCCAGCACCGGGGGAGCCCCAGCATCAGGGAACCCCCCCAGCATCAGGGGACCCCCAGTGTCAGGGGGACGCCCCAGCACCGGTTTCCGGTGTCAGGGGGACCCCCCAGCATCGAGGGACCCCCAGTGTAAGGGGGACCCCCAGCACCAGGGGACCCCTGACCCCTTGGGGCAGGCCAGGGGACCCCCGGTGAGCACTGGCcggaccccccagccccggttGCCGGAGCTTCGTGCCCGGGCGgtggcggggggaggggagaaaccccccccaacccccaccccaaaaaaaaagcacaaagttCCCTGGGTGAACTGTAAGTTATTGGGAGAaggttaattatttttgttaatcaTGTCTTGACGATCAGGTCCTAGATCCTTCCGCGGGGAGATagt comes from the Falco naumanni isolate bFalNau1 chromosome 19, bFalNau1.pat, whole genome shotgun sequence genome and includes:
- the CNNM4 gene encoding metal transporter CNNM4, which translates into the protein MGDVVPVILKAPLRHQPDNRSRKRVGNQKNKRDFSAFKDPVNELKVKVSPQLLLAAHRFLSTEVTLFTPNFISEKILLRLLKYSDVIQELKFDEENKKSPRHFLYCKNKAADYFILILQGKVEVEAGKECMKFEAGAFSYYGVMALNPSPVAEIRSPSHVSSLNRSASLSYHERSDSVSSPVSGSNNQLNAGTGAQYVADFSVRALTDLQFVKITRQEYQNGLTASRMDSCPQSPDSNAPKPDPGLPEKPEPSTTADETTSLLNERNCLSRRSNHSPLENSI